In one window of Mus pahari chromosome 3, PAHARI_EIJ_v1.1, whole genome shotgun sequence DNA:
- the Zhx3 gene encoding zinc fingers and homeoboxes protein 3, with the protein MASKRKSTTPCMIPVKTVVLPGASTEAQPVEPLPEGPQQDLPSEAPDASSEAAPNPSSTDGSALANGHRSTLDGYVYCCKECEFRSQDVTNFIGHMNSEHTDFNKDPNFVCTGCSFLAKTPEGLSLHNAKCHSGEASFLWNVTKPDNHVVVEQSVPESASSSVLAGESATEGTEIIITKTPIMKIMKGKAEAKKIHMLKENAPNQPGSEALPKPLAGEREVKEGDHTFINGAAPVSQASAKSTKPPPAANGPLIGTVPVLPAGIAQFLSLQQQPPVHAQHHTHQPLPTSKTLPKVMIPLSSIPTYNAAMDSNSFLKNSFHKFPYPTKAELCYLTVVTKYPEEQLKIWFTAQRLKQGISWSPEEIEDARKKMFNTVIQSVPQPTITVLNTPLVASAGNVQHLIQATLPGHTVGQPEGTAGGLLVTQPLMANGLQASSSSLPLTTVSVPKSTVAPINTVCSNSASAVKVVNAAQSLLTACPSITSQAFLDANIYKNKKSHEQLSALKGSFCRNQFPGQSEVEHLTKVTGLSTREVRKWFSDRRYHCRNLKGSRAMMPGEHGSVLIDSVPEVPFPLSSKVPEVTCIPTATSLVSHPATKRQSWHQTPDFTPTKYKERAPEQLRVLESSFAQNPLPPEEELDRLRSETKMTRREIDGWFSERRKKVNAEETKKADGHMPKEEEEGAEQEGRDEELASELRVPGENGSPEMFLSHTLAERKVSPIKINLKNLRVTEASGKSEFPGMGVCEPEEDGLNKLVEQPPSKVSYKKTAQQRHLLRQLFVQTQWPSNQDYDSIMAQTGLPRPEVVRWFGDSRYALKNGQLKWYEDYKRGDFPPGLLVIAPGNRELLQDYYMTHKMLCEEDLQTLCDKTQMSAQQVKQWFAEKMGEETRAVADTSSEDQGPGNGEPVAVHKVLGDAYSELSENSESWEPSAPEASSEPFDTSSPQSGRQLETE; encoded by the coding sequence ATGGCCAGCAAAAGGAAGTCCACCACCCCATGCATGATCCCCGTTAAGACCGTAGTGCTGCCAGGTGCCAGCACAGAGGCCCAGCCTGTGGAGCCTCTGCCTGAAGGTCCCCAGCAGGATCTTCCCTCAGAGGCACCTGATGCCAGCAGCGAGGCAGCCCCAAACCCTAGCAGCACTGATGGCTCTGCCCTGGCAAATGGGCACCGGAGCACTTTGGATGGCTATGTATATTGCTGTAAGGAGtgtgagttcaggtcccaggATGTGACCAACTTTATAGGACATATGAACTCAGAGCACACAGACTTTAATAAAGACCCAAATTTTGTATGTACAGGGTGCAGTTTCCTGGCAAAAACCCCTGAAGGGCTTTCCCTGCATAATGCCAAGTGTCACTCAGGGGAAGCCAGCTTTTTGTGGAATGTGACCAAGCCAGACAATCATGTAGTCGTGGAGCAGAGTGTCCCTGAGAGTGCTAGCTCATCTGTCCTAGCAGGTGAGTCTGCTACAGAAGGGACTGAAATCATCATTACCAAGACTCCAATCATGAAGATAATGAAAGGCAAAGCTGAAGCCAAAAAAATCCATATGCTTAAAGAGAACGCTCCTAATCAGCCTGGGAGTGAGGCCTTGCCTAAGCCAttggcaggggagagagaggttAAAGAGGGGGACCATACTTTCATCAACGGGGCAGCTCCAGTCAGTCAGGCATCTGCTAAGTCCACAAAACCCCCTCCTGCTGCCAATGGGCCCCTGATAGGAACAGTGCCTGTCTTGCCAGCTGGTATAGCACAGTTCCTCTCCCTCCAGCAGCAGCCCCCAGTACATGCCCAACACCACACCCACCAACCCCTGCCTACATCCAAGACCCTTCCGAAAGTCATGATCCCCTTGAGCAGCATCCCAACATATAATGCAGCTATGGACTCCAACAGCTTTCTGAAGAACTCCTTCCACAAATTCCCCTACCCAACCAAAGCTGAGCTCTGCTATTTGACTGTGGTGACCAAGTATCCAGAAGAACAGCTTAAAATCTGGTTCACAGCCCAGAGGCTGAAGCAAGGAATCAGCTGGTCTCCTGAGGAGATTGAAGATGCCAGGAAAAAGATGTTCAATACCGTCATCCAGTCTGTGCCTCAGCCCACAATCACAGTTCTAAACACCCCCCTTGTTGCCAGTGCTGGCAATGTACAGCACCTCATCCAGGCTACTCTCCCAGGTCATACTGTGGGACAGCCTGAGGGCACAGCAGGGGGCCTGTTGGTCACTCAACCATTGATGGCCAATGGGTTACAAGCATCAAGCTCGTCTCTCCCTCTGACAACTGTATCTGTTCCCAAGTCAACTGTGGCACCCATTAACACTGTGTGTTCAAATTCGGCATCAGCTGTGAAGGTTGTCAATGCAGCCCAGTCACTCCTCACAGCATGCCCCAGCATAACTTCCCAAGCTTTCCTTGATGCAAACATCTACAAAAATAAGAAGTCTCATGAACAGCTGTCGGCTCTGAAAGGAAGCTTCTGTCGGAACCAGTTTCCTGGACAGAGTGAAGTAGAGCATCTGACCAAAGTGACAGGTCTCAGTACCAGAGAGGTGCGGAAGTGGTTCAGTGACCGGAGATATCACTGCCGGAACCTGAAGGGCTCCAGGGCCATGATGCCTGGAGAGCATGGTTCTGTTCTCATTGACTCTGTGCCAGAGGTGCCCTTTCCCCTGTCATCTAAAGTTCCAGAGGTGACCTGTATCCCAACAGCAACCTCACTAGTAAGCCACCCTGCCACCAAACGACAATCTTGGCACCAGACCCCAGACTTCACACCAACCAAATACAAAGAGAGAGCCCCAGAGCAGCTTCGAGTCCTGGAGAGCAGCTTTGCACAAAACCCACTTCCCCCCGAGGAGGAGCTGGACCGCCTAAGAAGTGAAACGAAAATGACTCGAAGGGAAATTGATGGCTGGTTCTCAGAGAGACGGAAAAAGGTGAATGCTGAGGAGACAAAGAAAGCTGATGGGCACATgcctaaggaggaggaggagggtgctGAGCAGGAGGGTAGAGATGAAGAGTTGGCCAGTGAGCTGAGAGTTCCTGGTGAAAATGGCTCTCCTGAAATGTTTCTTAGCCATACCTTGGCAGAACGGAAGGTCAGCCCCATCAAAATCAACCTCAAGAACCTGCGGGTCACTGAAGCCAGTGGCAAGAGTGAGTTTCCAGGGATGGGTGTCTGTGAGCCTGAGGAAGATGGTTTGAACAAGTTGGTAGAACAGCCGCCAAGCAAAGTAAGCTATAAAAAGACCGCACAGCAGCGTCACTTGCTTCGGCAGCTCTTTGTTCAAACACAGTGGCCAAGCAATCAGGACTATGACTCCATCATGGCCCAAACAGGGCTGCCCCGGCCAGAGGTGGTACGCTGGTTTGGAGATAGCAGGTATGCCCTTAAGAATGGCCAGCTCAAGTGGTACGAAGACTATAAGAGGGGCGACTTCCCACCAGGTTTGCTGGTCATAGCCCCTGGCAACCGAGAGCTGCTGCAAGATTATTACATGACACACAAGATGTTGTGTGAGGAGGACCTGCAGACCCTCTGTGATAAGACCCAGATGAGTGCCCAGCAGGTCAAGCAGTGGTTTGCTGAGAAGATGGGTGAAGAGACCCGAGCTGTGGCAGATACAAGCAGTGAGGATCAGGGCCCTGGAAATGGAGAGCCTGTGGCAGTTCACAAGGTGCTGGGTGATGCCTATTCAGAGCTGTCTGAGAACAGCGAATCGTGGGAGCCAAGTGCTCCCGAGGCCAGCTCAGAGCCTTTTGACACTTCAAGTCCCCAGTCTGGACGTCAACTCG